The following are from one region of the Silene latifolia isolate original U9 population chromosome 9, ASM4854445v1, whole genome shotgun sequence genome:
- the LOC141598981 gene encoding uncharacterized protein At1g66480-like, which yields MGNTLGGKKTTKIMKINGETIKFKTPIKVGDVVKDYPGHVVLDSEAVKHYGIRAKPLDSLLNLEPKRLYFLVELPKLSQDHQHRVPRRVRSGIQMSARDRLESLVLSRRSVSDLSIMGPATRIENDGSHGSLNASAGLRVKMRLPKAEVERLMSQSKDRDEMVEKIMNMYSSKLSQESQNGSRNDYVHGIQREKSSLKGKEIVNGDSCFVQSFGRSRAGDKKRVGFMPIREGEIGVAIAT from the coding sequence ATGGGAAACACTCTAGGAGGCAAAAAAACTAcaaaaatcatgaaaataaaTGGTGAAACAATCAAGTTTAAGACACCAATAAAAGTTGGTGATGTAGTAAAGGATTACCCGGGTCATGTGGTGCTGGATTCCGAGGCTGTAAAGCACTATGGAATCCGAGCAAAACCACTTGACTCGCTTTTGAATTTAGAGCCTAAACGGCTCTACTTCTTAGTGGAACTTCCCAAGTTATCACAGGATCACCAGCACAGAGTCCCCAGAAGGGTTCGGTCTGGGATCCAAATGTCTGCCAGAGACCGCCTTGAGAGCCTAGTACTCTCAAGAAGGTCTGTGTCAGACCTGTCTATCATGGGACCTGCAACCAGAATAGAAAATGACGGGTCCCATGGTAGCCTGAACGCCTCAGCGGGGCTCAGGGTGAAAATGAGGCTCCCTAAGGCCGAAGTCGAGAGGTTAATGAGCCAGAGTAAGGATAGAGATGAGATGGTTGAGAAGATTATGAATATGTATTCGTCTAAATTGAGTCAAGAATCTCAAAATGGTTCAAGAAATGATTATGTGCATGGGATTCAACGTGAAAAGAGTAGTTTGAAGGGTAAAGAGATTGTCAACGGCGATAGTTGTTTTGTTCAATCATTTGGTCGTAGTCGAGCAGGTGACAAG